CGGGCTTGCTGCGCGAGACCTCGCTACCACTCAGCTACACCACCCATGGTCAGAACGTGCCCGACGATATACGTGCGGCAGATCGCCGCATGTTGGCCCGCAGCTTGACGGGAATTCGTACTGCCGAAGTGAATTAACCAACCCAACTGTTGACCGCGGCTGCTCCTGCCTGCCAAGTAGCAACCGCGCTTCCCTGGCCCAGCCAGTTTTGATTTAGAACCCATTCAGTCATGGCAGAGCCGACCAGCGACAACACGACCAGCAACCCTAAGCAATCCACCATGCGTGATCAGGCCGACCCATTGCGAAACCTCGTCCTCCGCCAATCGGCGGCAGGAGTCGACGGTACGCAGTCGCGCATGATCGTGATTGCCGGCGGCAAGTCGGGGTTGGGCGTGACGACTTTAACGGTCAATCTCGCAGTGGCTCTTGCCCGCCATGGCCTGCGAACCGTACTCATCGATGCCGACATGCAACACGCCGATGCGGCCCTGCTGTGTGGTTGCGCAACTTCTCCCAATCTGGGCGAAGTTCTGGCTTCGCGGCGCGACATTCACGAAGTATTGCAGCGTGGTCCGGGGGGCATTCAATTAGTGCCCGGTGTCGCGTTCGAAAACTCGAGCGCAGCCTGCACTCCCAAGGCTCAACAGCGGTTCCTGCGTCAGCTTCACTCGCTCAGCAAGCATGTCGACGTGGTGGTTGTTGATGCCGGCAGTGCGCCGACCGAACTTGCTCGCCAGTTATGGGCTTGCTCCGATGAAATATTGCTCGTCACCAGTCCCGATGTCGTGGCGGTGATGGATTCTTACTCGGCCGTCAAAACCATGTTCGCGCCTGCTGCAACGAGCTCGCGCTTGCAACTGGTCGTGAATCAAGCGGAAGGACCGGCCGAAGCGGCCGACGTCTTCCGCCGTATCGATCAATCGTGTCAGCGGTTCTTGGGTGTCTCGCTAGAGTTGGCGACCGACCTGCCGGGCGACCTGCAAGCCAAGCAAGCGGCGTGTCACGGCGTGCCGGTGCTGTTGCTAGCTCCGCAGTCGCCGCTGAGTCGTTCGATCGATCACCTGGCCGACTCACTCCTGGCTCACGACGAAGCACTTCCAGAACAGGAAATCCGTCGCGTAGCCTGATCCCAAAGTCACCAAGTTAAAGCGCGTTTTCGAGATCGGAAGCCGCTGTAACTTCAACCAATTCACGTTCGCCGCATTCAGAAACTTGGAGAAACAAAAAGACCAGTTCCGCTCAACTTCGAGGGGTCTGGTAGCCGAATATGGGACAAGCGTGAAAGCGCTTGTACGAGTCAAACTGTATCGTTTGCACAAAGTTAATCGGCAAAACAAAAAATGATGGGGCGAGCTTACGCTGGTGTACTCGGACCGTTGGCCTGCACTTTGGTGCTGTGCCGCGGGGCGATCTCCGGCGGCGGAGTCGAAGCTACCCTACTCGTTGCTTGTGGTGCCATGTTTGGATTTGCAGCAGTCGGATTTGTGGCGGGCCAATTGGCGGAATCGTTCATCGCCGAAGGGGTCCGACAGAAATTCCTGACTGCCTTGGAGCAGCAACGTCAGTCGTCGACTGGCGCTGCTGTGAAGTAACACCCCCCACGGAAAACGTCGCGCATGATGTGCGACGGGTCGGTTGCGAGCGCGAGCTACCCCTTTCGCCGCAAGCCTTATCACGGAGGATAGAATGACGACCACCACGGTTGCCCCTGTTGCTGCAGCACCTGTTCTCGAGATTGATGAAGTATGGAAGCGTTACAAGGCGGATCAAAGCTGCAAGGAACATCGAAACCGGCTGGTTGAGAACTACCTTCCGCTCGTCAAATACAACGGCGAACGAATCTGGGCTCGCTTGCCCGAAGGTGTGGAACTCGACGACCTGATTTCGGCTGGCATCTTCGGTTTGATGGATGCCATCGACGCTTTCGACATGAATCGCGGCGTCAAGTTCGAGACATATTGCGTGCCGCGTATTCGCGGTGCCATGCTCGACGAACTCCGCACGATGGACTGGGTGCCGCGACTCGTTCGCAGCAAGGCCAGCAAACTCGGCGAAGCCACCAAGACTCTGGAAGCCCGCCTCGGCCGGCATCCTTCGGTGCTCGAACTCTCGGCACACATGGAATTGCCGGTGCCCGAACTTGAGCGGATGATCACCGAAGCTTCGGCGGTCAATCTCATCAGCCTGAACAAGAAGTGGTACGAAACCGACAGCTACAAAGACGTCCGCGAGATTGACATTCTCGAAGACAAAAAGGGCGAGGATCCGACCAAGCGGATTCAAAAGAATGACCTGATGCGTCTCGTCACCAAGGGGCTGAATCGGAACGAACGCCTGATCATCATTCTTTATTACTACGAAGAACTGACCATGAAGGAAATCGGCGCGACGCTCGACCTGAGCGAAAGCCGGGTCAGTCAGATGCACAGCAGCATCGTCGCCCGCCTGCAAACACAGCTCGGCCGTCGCCGTCCTGAGTTTGGTCACTAAGGCCGACTCGGGTCGCTGGGGCTAAGGTGTATTCACCATGCCCCAGATTACTTGAGCTTGATCGACAGACTGAAGGCGAGCTGCTTAAGCAGGCTCGCCTTTTTGCATTCACGCAGCCCGACGCGTCAGCGAGGGAGTTACTATGCCTAGGGTTCATTGCAAGTGAACGGAAAATCAGAATAGCTCCCTCGCCGGCGCGTCGGGCTACTTACTCATGTAGGCACAGATCTTTACCTACCAAATGCGCGGGCCAGGTGTATTCTGACCGCGTGGTTGCTCTGGCTGCTTAGCGGCCGAAACCGGGACGATCGGCCCGGGGCGATAGAGGTCGACGGCGAGCTCACAGCGAGAATTGGCCTCCGATGCTCGCACGACGGGCAAATGGTTGACTTGAGCCATGCTCGTTTTGCCGGCACCAGCAGGCGCTTGGTAGAGCCCCGCGGCAACAGTCGGGACGGGACGCAGCCCAAACTTGTTCATCAAGTGAGTGATGACTCGGCTTTCATCGCCGGTCAAGCCTGTGAACGTCACGCGCTGCAGCTGATGATGTTTATCGAAATAGTAAGTCAGCGAGCCCGCCACGTCGTGCGACTGGGTGCCGCTGACGAGTGCCACGCGCATGCCCATTTGATCGGTGTCGCCTAACACCGTGCTCACTCGTGCCCAACGAGACGTAACCCAGACCGGGCTGATGTCCATCCGCAGCGCTTCTTCCAGACTGACGGGAGGTAACGCGGGGCCCTGATCGAGCGGCAATTGCGGTGGCTGGTTCTGAAACCAGGAGAAGCTGCTGGAACTGCTGTCGGCAGTCGCTCCACTACCGCCGAAGAAGCGCTGATATTCGCTCTTGGCCGTTTTCGAGAGGCCATCGTCGAACATGACGTAAGGGACAACGATCGCCGCACCAAGCACGATCAAGAACAGCATTCCCCGATTGAACATCGCGGCTTCCCACTGGTCTATAGCTGTGATCTGTAGAGAGTTGATTTCGGTCGCCAGATGGGGAGCAATTGCGGCGGCAACACCCCGTCTCTTTATCGACGAAACAACCCTGTTTTTTTGGGAATCGGCCGGCGAGCGTTATATGCCTCCCATGCCATACTGCCGGACCAGATCGTCGACCGTCAGCCCTAACAGCGCGGCGGCATATTCTTCGTCGCTGTAATAAGCGGCCCGTTCCGAATGCCATTCGATTTTCAGCGACTGCATCAACTGCTCGGCTCGCTCGGGCGAATACTTGCGGACCAACTGACGGCGCAGCGTGCTAAACTCTTCGTATTCGCTGGCTTCCGCGACCGTCGGCCAGCGCTGCAGCAGATGACCCGGGTTATGCTCAAGCACTCGAGCCCGGCAACACGCGGCAATCGCGGGCAATTGCAGGTCGGAGGCAATTGCGGCGGCCAGCACTAGCAGGCGATCTCGCACGAGTGGGCGCTGCCGCTGGGCAGCGGTGCGGGCTAAGTGCAGATACATTCCCAGCAGATCGA
Above is a window of Anatilimnocola aggregata DNA encoding:
- a CDS encoding MinD/ParA family ATP-binding protein: MAEPTSDNTTSNPKQSTMRDQADPLRNLVLRQSAAGVDGTQSRMIVIAGGKSGLGVTTLTVNLAVALARHGLRTVLIDADMQHADAALLCGCATSPNLGEVLASRRDIHEVLQRGPGGIQLVPGVAFENSSAACTPKAQQRFLRQLHSLSKHVDVVVVDAGSAPTELARQLWACSDEILLVTSPDVVAVMDSYSAVKTMFAPAATSSRLQLVVNQAEGPAEAADVFRRIDQSCQRFLGVSLELATDLPGDLQAKQAACHGVPVLLLAPQSPLSRSIDHLADSLLAHDEALPEQEIRRVA
- a CDS encoding FliA/WhiG family RNA polymerase sigma factor encodes the protein MTTTTVAPVAAAPVLEIDEVWKRYKADQSCKEHRNRLVENYLPLVKYNGERIWARLPEGVELDDLISAGIFGLMDAIDAFDMNRGVKFETYCVPRIRGAMLDELRTMDWVPRLVRSKASKLGEATKTLEARLGRHPSVLELSAHMELPVPELERMITEASAVNLISLNKKWYETDSYKDVREIDILEDKKGEDPTKRIQKNDLMRLVTKGLNRNERLIIILYYYEELTMKEIGATLDLSESRVSQMHSSIVARLQTQLGRRRPEFGH
- a CDS encoding DUF6690 family protein, giving the protein MFNRGMLFLIVLGAAIVVPYVMFDDGLSKTAKSEYQRFFGGSGATADSSSSSFSWFQNQPPQLPLDQGPALPPVSLEEALRMDISPVWVTSRWARVSTVLGDTDQMGMRVALVSGTQSHDVAGSLTYYFDKHHQLQRVTFTGLTGDESRVITHLMNKFGLRPVPTVAAGLYQAPAGAGKTSMAQVNHLPVVRASEANSRCELAVDLYRPGPIVPVSAAKQPEQPRGQNTPGPRIW